A part of Vulpes lagopus strain Blue_001 chromosome 4, ASM1834538v1, whole genome shotgun sequence genomic DNA contains:
- the PPP1R3B gene encoding protein phosphatase 1 regulatory subunit 3B, giving the protein MMAVDIEYRYSCMAPSLRRERFTFKTSPKPSEPLRPCIQLSSKNEASGVVAPTVQEKKVKKRVSFADNQGLALTMVKVFSEFDEPLDIPFNITELLDNLVSLTSSESESFVLDFTQPSADYLDFRNRLQADHVCLENCVLKDRAITGTVKVQNLAFEKMVKIRMTFDTWKSFTDFPCWYVKDTYAGSDRDTFSFDISLPEKIQSYERMEFAVCFECSGQTYWDSNKGKNYRIIRAELKSTQGTAEPQNGPDFGISFDQFGSPRCSYGLFPEWPSYLGYEKLGPYY; this is encoded by the coding sequence ATGATGGCTGTGGACATCGAGTACAGATACAGCTGCATGGCCCCCTCCCTGCGCAGAGAGAGGTTCACCTTCAAGACGTCGCCAAAGCCGAGCGAACCACTGAGGCCTTGCATTCAGCTGAGCAGCAAGAATGAAGCCAGCGGGGTGGTGGCCCCCACCGTCCAGgagaaaaaggtgaaaaagagGGTGTCCTTCGCAGACAACCAAGGGCTGGCCCTGACTATGGTCAAAGTGTTCTCAGAATTTGATGAGCCGTTAGATATTCCATTTAACATCACTGAGCTCCTAGACAACCTTGTGAGCCTGACGAGCTCGGAGAGCGAGAGCTTCGTTTTGGATTTCACGCAGCCTTCCGCCGACTACTTAGACTTCCGAAATCGGCTTCAGGCCGACCACGTATGCCTCGAAAACTGTGTCCTGAAGGACAGAGCCATCACAGGCACAGTGAAGGTGCAGAACCTGGCATTCGAGAAGATGGTGAAAATAAGAATGACATTTGACACCTGGAAAAGCTTCACAGACTTTCCCTGTTGGTACGTGAAGGACACGTACGCAGGTTCAGACCGGGACACTTTCTCCTTTGACATTAGCTTACCTGAGAAAATCCAGTCTTACGAGAGGATGGAGTTTGCCGTGTGCTTCGAGTGCAGCGGGCAGACTTACTGGGACAGTAACAAGGGCAAAAACTATAGGATCATCCGAGCCGAACTGAAGTCCACTCAGGGAACAGCCGAGCCACAAAACGGACCAGATTTTGGGATATCCTTTGACCAGTTTGGAAGCCCTCGGTGTTCCTACGGTCTGTTCCCAGAGTGGCCTAGTTACTTAGGATACGAAAAGCTAGGGCCCTACTATTAG